cagcagcagaacaccatagccaccagcAAGAACATTCAGCCAGCTTACACGTATTATCACACAACACCTTTTTACATTTATTATACACCTCAAAACTTGCACAACAGGTGCACGTTCAGGGAGACACACGGGAAAATGACGCTTTCCTTGTCGAGATGATGGTTTGAAAACGGGGCAATGGCGGCACCGCCATGAATGACGAAATGCGACAAACTTCCAAGATGAGAATGCAAACAGCTGGCAAATGGCAAAAACAGCCGATGGAGAGATGCTCACTCACAACACAGCTTTGGAAATTAAGTGAAAAGTGAGGGTGGGCCGACGagactcaaaaaaagaaaaaaaaaaaaaaaaaaaatctgggcaaCAGTAACGGCCACTTATTTTAGGAGCAGCACCGGCAGCTGGCAGCGCTGCGGTTGGATAAGACGGCCAAGGAAACGCCCACCGCTCAGGACTGGCTCTTCGATGCTTGCCGCCGCAACAGAATGTAGATCTTCTCTTTGATCCACGCTTTGTTGTATGGTGCGTATGTGTTGGTTGACTTCTGGTACCTACGGAGACGAAAGGGGAAAACTAAAATAAGGCCAGAGCGACAGCTGCTTCTAATCTGTAGCAAGTTGGCACAGAGTCAATGGTGACTTAAATCAGGTAAAAGTTACCGAAATTTACAAATTCCAAGTACACCAGGCATTACAGTGCACCTTGCTACACTACCTGTGTTTCATAGCAAACTGGCTTCTAATCTGAGATAACTCATTCTGAGTGACCTTAATATTAACAACGGACAGAACTAATGTGTGAAATCACATATTGTATGTAAAATATTATTCCTTCATGATGTGACCCATGGTGTTCTGGTTGCAAATGCAGCCAGTGCACCACAGGGGCCGTGCAAAGAGTGCAGTTGTACCAGCTTGTCATTTCCACTTGTTCTGTAGTGAATAGACCCAGATGTGCAATGCCTTTCACGTAATCGTTTCTTCTCAACTGCAACTGTAACTTACAAAGACAGTGTTATGCCAAATAATGTAACTGATTCCTATTCCCGACTTCATGTGGTACGCACTGTTTTGTGCTCACAAGTGCAGGCGGCATAAAAAGCCACTCTGGTCTTTGCAGCATTGCCTGGTAGAGTATGGTCACAAAACAGTGTTCTACATTatccaaaaagaagaaagcttaGGTGGCTGTTGAGCACACTTTAGATACTTCCAGTGTGTTGCTACAAAATATAGGGTGCTGAAATCTATTCAAATATTTTGCTGGAATACTGGCACATCAGCTGCTACATCTGATCACAAAAGTTGCTACCATAGTAGGTGGAAGGGATCTCTCACAAGTATTCTTGTGCACAAGCACGCCTTCTGTGAAAAGAAAATGTCGCACCTGTACTAGCAATGTCCGATGCTGTAGGAAATCGACGCTAAAACTTTCTTATCAGAAAAGTGAATAACCCATGGGGTTTTGATTGCCCAAAGCTGCACAGTGAACTGCACAATCCCCACAATATTTTCTTGTCACTAGGTTTAGGTCAACCTTGCTCCCTTTTGCCACCAGTAACCTCTATTTGTGCAAGTACAGCTCTCCTCTTCTCATTATGTAACCAAGCTACAGATGTCTGCTGTCTTTAATCTTTGCAGCAGCCATCAGTACAGCATCTTCCttacatgcaaaaacacccgtccTGTGCTTGCCTGCTCAACTAAGGCACCTGAGCTAAGCTTATACAAATCTATGCATTAAAATTATCCATGTTGCCTTACCTAAGCAGGAATGCCTGAGAATGCCATCACTGAGCATGTACAGTGAGCCTCATTCTTATTCCAACAACTTCAAAAGATCTTGCGCTTGCTTTGTTTTCACTCAAATTTCACAACAAGATTGCAATTTTTGGTCCACGTTGTTTAATGCAACACTTAGCAGCAGTGACTATTCAATTTGTTCTGACATAGCTGCCAACAGGCGACAAAATGAGCTGATGCTTCgcgatgcctgcggcagaaaggatgttccccatccgccgccaaggtttgtgagtgatggcactggataacactcccagggttctactaggaaacataaatacccaagaaagtggacggggaaatggcgccgcggcagctccattggtagagcgtcgcatgcctaatgcgaaggttgtgggatcgttcacctgcggcaagtagttttttcatccactttgatttccattaatttatcgtttctttacttcatttattaagcataagtgatgttccctatgttgtccttggtgtgagtgcTTGTTTGCTTCTTCAGCTTACTTCTGCGATGGTGACGAGTGCATGTGATTTTAATTTCTTTTGATCAAATGAACCAGTGAAGTGAAAATGCCAAGTGTCTCATTCACCAATATGGAAACAAAAACATCTTTGATCTTACTGCAAAACcccaggaaaaaaagaaaagtagcagTAAGCGAGAAATCTTGTTTGAGAATTCTTAGAATAACCTTAGAAAAATGCGGCTTGCGGTACAGGGCCGCACAAGGGAAATTTCTGCTGCATCTCACTCAGCCAAGgggaaaaagcttttttttttttttttccgtgcagGCATACTCACACAAGGCAACTCAGATCCACCAGTTGGTCCACAAAGTCAAACAGCTGGCTGATGTCGTAGGTGATGGATGGTGTGTTGGGGTTCTGCCGCTTCAGGTGCTCCTCGTAGATGTGACACACGCCCTCCATGCACTCGTTCACCGACTCATAGTCAGAGTACGTGCGGGTCTCCGGCTTCCCGGGCTGGACTAGCAGGATTGTGTGGGACTGGACACAATGGGACACAGGGCAAACAATTCAAACCTCCCCGACGTGGCAGGCTACAGCACCGTTTCAGGGGCCAAATCTTCTAACAAACGATTTTCAATTCTTTCAGCACTTTTTTTATTGGCGTGGATACCGTTATCTCTGGGACCAGCCAGTTGGCGCAAGGCGTGACAGCGTCCAAACCGCGCTCAAGCCAAGGACAAAAACGGCACAAAGAATAGAAAAGAAAATTTATCGTTAGGAAAATATAGCCTCAGTACTTCAACACAGATTTTCAATGTCAAAAGACTTGCATCCTAGGAGGGGCGCCGAAGTAGGGAGCTCTCAATTTCGACAATTGTTGCTTCAAGGTGCACTGAAAAATCTCGGGTGAACAGGCAATCTTGCACATGTGCACCACACTTGCCCAGTAGCGGTCTTGCCCCTGCACAGATGCTGAGCCAGCTCGTCTGGTCGTCCGATGCTGCAGTGATGCCGTTTCTGGTCGCAGACTTTTCAGACGACAGAACGACGACATCCAGGTGCAAGGATGATTTCAAGCCTCTTGCTACATACTAGGGGGCGCTGCCAACCATTTTGCCGACAATATACCGACAATAccggctataccgacaataacgggaagtcaatgctagacctttgcgagcaacataacctcgtgatcgtgaatacagggcctaagtgtgaaggacagatcacgtgggaagtgggaaaccggcaatcgaccattgattactgtctgatgacagaaggaattcatgataagttgagagaaatggtcatcgatgaggaagggtttagcagcatagggagtgaccataaacgcatcattttgaaaatgggatatgtagttgggaaagagagcaacgaaagcaaaatggccagtccaaatttgaacgctgaacaaatagcaaatatagtcactagagtggaggaagaaattggcaagtcgccaagtaaggggtgggaatatggtgagcttctaagtgtagtaacgacagaaatacggaaagagaaacaacatgttcattggaaaggaaaaaagaaaccgaaaagctggtggaacaaggagatacgagaagccatcgccgaacgacagaaagcatctcgagagcacaggcaggcaaagaaggcgcagttgccgcaggatgaagtaaccagtaaatgggaaatataccgggagaaaaagtttatggttcaaatactggtgcaagcaaaattaaaaggtgaaagtgaacgttggttgtcagaaatacgtgagaaaaagaaggccgcacctagaatattttggaatcacataaaattattaggcaggaaggcaacaacaatacaacaacatatcctagacgaagatgaaaacagactggaaggagaagcagcaataaattacatccaaaaagtaacagccgaatctttccaaggcaaggacaaggttgtatttgaggaaaaaaagagcatgaaagagactcaagggggaaaggagctagtgcttacaaatttaaactggaagaaagcggaagagaaaattcctaagcgcacagccacagggctagacgaggttcccgttaggctgataaatgaactgggaccaaaaagtaaggaagctctcgtgaaagcagttgaaaaaactttaaaagatagacgaataccagacagttggcgacaaagtagaatgaatttaatttataaaggtaagggggagaaagatagaattcactcgtatagaccgttgaccattacatcggtaatatacaggctagcaatgcaggcaatcaaattaaagcttcaagcatgggcagaaaataatggcattttgggagagcttcagaatggctttagaataggtaggcgtttggatgataacttgtttgttcttactcagtgtattgaaatatcaaaagcagaaagcagaccgttgtatgtggcctttttggacattacaggagcatacgacaacgtagaccgcagcattttgtgggatattctggaaggggaaggcttaggtaacgattgtatacagcttttgagatagatttacctagaaaatactgtttgcgttgaatgggaagggatgaggagcgcggagaaagttcatatcaacaagggactgatgcaggggtgccctttatccccgctactgtttatgatgtacatggtgaggatggagagggcgctagaaggaagtaatatcgggtttaatctctcatacaaacaggcaggtacagtaatagagcagcaactcccaggtttattttatgcggacgacattgtgttgctcgcaaacaagcaaagtgatttgcaacgtctggctaatatctgtggacaggaaggcaacaagttaggtttgaaatttagtgttagaaaatcaggtgttattgtattcaatgaaaacagtgaacagacagtggagatacagggccaagaaatacctcgggtaacagaatataaataccttggtatatggataaacgaaggcaacggatatatggaaacacaggaaaaaaccataacagtcaaggggaagagaaatgcagccataatgaagcacagagcgctatggggatacaataggtacgaggtcctccgaggtatgtggaaaggggtaatggttccaggacttacttttggaaatgcggttgtttgctttaaatcaggggtacaatcaggactcgacgggaaccaaaggtcagtgggtcgcctcgcattgggcgctcacgggaagactacaaatgaagctgtgcaaggggatatgggctggactagttttgaagtgagggaagcccgcagtaaaattgagtatgaagaacggctgaggaatatggaggaaagtaaatgggctgggagagtgttcaggtatctgtacaggcaaaacattgattcacagtggaggaaaagaactaggaagcttaccagcaagtatgcggcctgtggggtgggcaacacagcaataaagaaggtcaagcggaaagtcagagaggctgaattaatctcatgggtggcggcaatggaaaagaaatctgccatgagtaactacttaaggggaaaaaacgaaattaggaaagaaaccatttatgataactcaaagggaagctcattacttttcgaagcgagatcgggatgccttagaacacgcacctataaagcgagatataagaaggaagaagaagcatgtgcttgctgcggtaaagctagggaaacgacggagcatattttattagaatgtgaagacgtctatccagcggtcgatttaggcaccactggcctccttgaagcccttgggttcagcgggagcagtggtaaagcaaacaggtccgcaatagacatcagtaagaggcgattggaggattggtggaagaaaagtagggaaacgacaaaagacggagacgtacaaaagcacagttcgcaatagggtcgaaaagtagggaaacgacaaaagacggagacgtacaaaagcacagttcgcaatagggtatcagaaaatttggacgtggtagttcatagtggggtttttttttttcattggttaacctaggtaggatattaggcagcatagtagcaagagcttggtggcgcaagccaccgccccgttccaaaggggacgctcataacatccatccatccatccatctccccAAATCCGAACTTCTCGAGACCATGGTGAAGCACATGCAAGACGCACGCAGGGGTGCTCGGCCAAATAGTTGTAAAAACGAACTGTTCACTATGCGAGGTGCAAGTGAGCCAAAATGAATTCCTTTATCCACTTATTGCCGAGTGAAATGAGAGCATTACTAGACCTGCACGTTTGCTCTGGCGAGTTACTGCTTCCAAAAAACTGTGGCTGACGTTAACAGCACTGTTAGCTACAATCAATACGTTGCCTTCAACGAGGCAAAATTTCTAGAAATAACAGAGGACGCTATCAGGTGGACGTACAGAAGAACCAAACGCAGTTTGGGTTCTTGGTAGGCTAAATTATAAGTCTCCCTAACGTGACTTGCGCGTATTCATAGCGCCCACTTCAGTCATCGTCGAAAAAAGAACCCTTTTAACCATTGTTCCTTCCACTTGTTTCGGCGATGAAGCTGTCTACGCACAGGCACAACGCGAGGGACTACATATACGCCAGTCAAGAAACTTGCGCACCGGCACAGACCACTTCCTCACAAATGGGGACAATTCATAACGAGTGTAGTTCTTTTTAGTTAAAGGAGGCCGCTCAATGTAGAACAAAGCTAACTGGATCACACTAATGGCAATTAGCACAACCTGTCAACAGACCTTAAAAATTCTGAAAGGGTCCTAACACCGGCGCGAATGCATCGCTTCCGTAAAATCCCATCGTTCACGTTTAACCAGCGCGAACAGCAGCCTGGTAGCTTTCCGAGTAAGGAAAAAAGATGCTTAAAACCGTCGCAAAATGCAAAGTGAACTCTACAATGAAACATTCGCTTGCAGCTACAAACCTCGCGGAAAGAACTGCGTTTCGCAGACGCCGGCTTCTGCCGTACTCTCTTCCCGAGACATAGCGCACTCCTGCAGGGTATGCTCTTAAAGGATGGAAGACAGGGCGTTTGAATGAGGCAAGAGTCAGGGGTAAGGCTACCACCAATTATACAATCGGCAATATTAAAGGTTAATAACGAAAGCGTAGAGCGTCTTAGGCTTAGCATCTCAATTGAAACTAGACTACTCGCAGCAATGCAGCTTCACCCAAACACGTCATGTAGAGCTTACGACAATATTACTACGCAGGGGGACCATTCCTTCACACTTACCATAATTGCCAGGCCGTTGGCAACACGACAAGCCCGGCGATTATTAGGTTTGGCCGGAATGAAACCgatgaaaaaaaatgcacgagCCGCAGACAACACTCGAATCTCCAAGCGAGAAAATGGTTACTCTCGAACGCAGCAAACGCAGCACGCGGATTTACTTCCTGGGTTGCTGCCGTTAGATACGTATTTCGGCTGTTTTCGCGGTCAACACTTTagcatagcagacgacgcgacgaAACAGGCAACCGAAGAGTTGCGCCGCTATGGAGTGGTTAAGTTAGTTTACGTTTGCGAAACCCGCAGTTCTCTACGCTTTATACACTGTGATTTATCAAGTACAGTATTGATTATCAAAAAACACTATTGCCACATACGCGATCTTTTTCTCAATTGAACTGTCCATTATATCGCAGCTGTTTCAAAACAAAGCAGCTCGGgcgcgaactcgtcgtttccaaGATACCTGTCGGCGCTGACGCAAAACCTTTCTTAAGCACAAATAAAAAACATTGTTGGATTTCGCTACGTGTCGAGGCGCCGCAAAATATGCGACGCCGCTGGCACTAGACCACCATGTGCATGATGGCCGCCTAGACAAAACGTATGTTGCCGATAGCACAGGGGAGACGATTGAATCGCGGTCTCCGCAGACCCGTAATTATTTGCGCGCGTGATCCCAAAATGCTAGCTTCCGCTTGCCGCGTCTGTTGATCGAAGGTTCCACACTCGACGACTGCGATGGCGGACTTCGTTATGTTACTAGCGCTGGCTGGCGCGATGTTCGTTGGCAGCTACATGAGTGGTATGGTTCCGTTGTCGGTTCCTCTGACAGAGGTACGTACGTGTTTTTTTCTGTTTGATCGCACCGCGTTAGCGAGCAGGCAGTGACTCTTTTAGCATTGAACTCGTCGTTGCTACCTCCTGAGGGCAGAACGAGGTTTTGAGCTGGACCGACGCTGGGATAGTGAATTGTGTCCGGCTGTTGGTGAGCTCGCGAACACCTGCTGATCTCCGATCGGTTTGTTGTTGTTCCCTCCACGCAGGCTCGACTACACTTGGTCTCTGTGTTCGGCGCCGGGCTACTAGTGGGCACGGCGCTTAGTGTCATCATCCCCGAAGGCATCAGCACGTTATACCTAACGGAGATCAGTGAGTACGACCTTGGACTGCGTGGCTTGTCGCAAGACGGCTCGCGTCAGCGGAACGCTTTCGGATGTAAATCGTATGccgtcgtcgtctgctacggACCACTATCTTGGAATGAAACGATGTGAACAAGATTGTGTAATGCCACCGCCAGAAGGACGACGGTGGGCTTCACTTTTGGCGCCTGCCTGTCTTCTGTAATTTCACGCTATAGCTGTTGAAGCGCCGGAGCTGCCAAGCAGAATAGTAAACGCGCTACCTGCACAAagatggcaaagaaaaaaaaaaggttgtagcAGGTTGTTCTTGATAGACGTTCTTGAATTAGCTTCATCTATTACTTCTGTAGTCCGGATGAGTTTCGTAAATTTTAATGTTGCAAAAGAGGCTCAGAGCACACATGCCCGTGACCTcacttcttttcccttttttttttgcggtcccGTAATTTTTGTATGCAGTTTTTGGACTGCACTCTTACAGTTCTTCACGACGATTATGGTTGTTGTTGCGTATGGTTACAGTATGGTTACAATTCATTCATTGAATGCATTCatttgttgcaaaaaaaaaaatcacttttcaTGTCGTAGTGCTTCAGTATTGCCTTCAAAAGTCATTCCCCCCACCCCTTTGTTTTTAACTATTCATGCTTGCTTTAGTTAATTGAAAGTGAATGACCAAATGAGATATTTTTGCAAAATCTTGCTATCTTCAGAAGCTTGAGCTGTTTTCTAGGCATTTGTATTGTCTAATGACTTTGGGCTTTCTCAGATACTATAAGGAACCAGCACTGGACAGGAGTAACTACGGTAGTTTTTATGGGCAACTGATATATTTTAATGCTGTCTGTAGAGAATGCAGGAAAATTACAGAACATCTTTAACAACAGATGCGTGCGTGTATCGAATTGGGCATGCCATTGCAAATGCCCAGTCCATTAAGCTGAACTCTATCCATGGGCAACTTACACTTTTTAGTAGTAATTCCCAAGAGCTCCGGCATCAATACACTATCGTGTAACACAGCAGTGCACTGTATTTTTCAGTTATATACAAAAGTTTATAGAAGAAGTAAGACAGACCAAAAAGGTAATTGGAAAGTGTGATGCATTACCCGGTCAGCCATTCCACCCTGCTTTCAGCTTTATATGTGTAAGGCAGCATTCAAGCTAGCTCCAACAGTGATAACATGACTTTATTATCCACATTGAAGCTGGCTTAGTTTCGTAATAAAGTTTCTTTGCTGTTTACACTGCCGTGCTTCTGGAGTGCCCTGTAATGACCAGTAGAAAGACAGCCTTTTAAGAGTCATGTAACTGGAAATAAAAAGT
The sequence above is drawn from the Dermacentor andersoni chromosome 7, qqDerAnde1_hic_scaffold, whole genome shotgun sequence genome and encodes:
- the e(r) gene encoding enhancer of rudimentary homolog — its product is MSHTILLVQPGKPETRTYSDYESVNECMEGVCHIYEEHLKRQNPNTPSITYDISQLFDFVDQLVDLSCLVYQKSTNTYAPYNKAWIKEKIYILLRRQASKSQS